A genomic stretch from Arthrobacter sp. KBS0702 includes:
- a CDS encoding isocitrate lyase/phosphoenolpyruvate mutase family protein translates to MDRDINTATFAELHHAAAPLLLPNAWDMGSAVAFVAAGFPAIGTTSFGIAASAGMPDGGRSSKAATVALVEQLCRLPVHVTADIEDGYSDDPAEVAELVARLAAMGVAGVNLEDSTAGHLIDPAVSARKIAAVKQRSPAVFINARVDNIWFGEEPTVDAVLLRARTYAEAGADGIFVPGLVVPEDMQTITAGIALPVNVLAHPTLTVAELGELGVRRVSSGSLPYRAAIDAAVDVVSALRDGRPAPAATPYWELQSRLESFSRGTVSG, encoded by the coding sequence ATGGACAGGGACATAAACACGGCAACTTTTGCAGAACTCCACCACGCTGCGGCGCCCCTGCTGCTGCCCAACGCCTGGGACATGGGATCCGCCGTGGCGTTTGTAGCAGCGGGCTTCCCGGCGATCGGAACCACCAGTTTTGGCATTGCGGCGAGTGCCGGCATGCCGGACGGCGGCCGGTCCAGCAAGGCGGCAACCGTGGCGCTCGTGGAACAGCTGTGCCGGCTGCCTGTCCACGTCACGGCGGACATCGAGGACGGCTATTCCGATGACCCTGCCGAGGTGGCGGAACTGGTGGCCCGGCTGGCGGCCATGGGCGTGGCCGGGGTCAACCTGGAGGACAGCACGGCCGGGCACCTGATCGACCCTGCAGTCTCCGCCCGCAAGATTGCCGCCGTCAAGCAGCGCAGCCCGGCCGTGTTCATCAACGCCAGAGTGGACAACATCTGGTTCGGTGAAGAACCCACTGTTGACGCCGTCCTGCTCCGTGCCCGCACCTACGCCGAAGCCGGCGCGGACGGAATCTTTGTCCCCGGCCTTGTGGTACCGGAGGACATGCAGACCATCACCGCCGGTATTGCACTGCCGGTGAACGTACTGGCCCATCCCACGCTGACCGTTGCCGAACTGGGTGAACTGGGGGTCCGTCGGGTGAGCTCCGGCTCCCTGCCGTACCGCGCGGCAATCGACGCGGCAGTGGATGTGGTCAGCGCCCTGCGTGACGGCAGGCCGGCGCCGGCGGCCACTCCGTACTGGGAGCTGCAGTCGCGGCTCGAGTCATTTAGTAGGGGGACCGTGTCGGGCTGA
- a CDS encoding NAD(P)-dependent oxidoreductase: MNANRKVTVLGTGIMGAAMARNLLKAGHEVHVWNRDPAKTVPMADAGAQVALSPAEAVRGAEVVLTMLYDFAAVSDVIRQAAPGVRPGTAWVQSTTVGVRDAAALADLAAEVGLELVEAPVSGTREPAESGQLLVIAAAPEALRERVAPVLDAIGSRTIWTGQDPAAGSATRLKLVVNSWVIAAANAAGEILALAEALEVDPRQFFDLVKGGGLDLPFLRAKAELILEDRLEPASFGVDTSLKDAHLILDAAREHGLRLDGAEAAAARLERVAAAGRSKQDLAAAYFASTGQDA; encoded by the coding sequence ATGAACGCGAATCGCAAGGTGACGGTGCTGGGCACTGGCATCATGGGGGCCGCGATGGCCCGGAACCTGCTGAAAGCCGGGCACGAGGTCCACGTGTGGAACCGTGACCCGGCGAAGACCGTCCCGATGGCCGACGCCGGGGCGCAGGTAGCGCTGTCCCCAGCCGAAGCGGTCAGGGGAGCGGAGGTGGTACTGACGATGCTGTATGACTTCGCGGCCGTGAGCGACGTGATTCGGCAGGCAGCCCCGGGAGTCCGGCCGGGCACCGCATGGGTGCAGTCGACGACCGTCGGGGTGCGCGACGCAGCTGCCCTTGCAGACCTGGCCGCAGAGGTGGGCCTCGAATTGGTTGAAGCGCCGGTTTCCGGCACCCGTGAGCCGGCCGAGTCCGGCCAGCTGCTTGTCATCGCGGCAGCGCCGGAGGCTTTGCGTGAGCGCGTGGCGCCGGTCCTGGACGCAATCGGCTCCCGCACCATCTGGACCGGTCAGGACCCGGCCGCTGGCTCGGCAACCCGGCTCAAGCTCGTCGTCAACAGCTGGGTGATCGCGGCCGCGAACGCCGCCGGGGAAATCCTGGCGCTCGCGGAGGCCCTTGAGGTGGACCCCCGGCAGTTCTTTGACCTGGTCAAGGGCGGCGGCCTGGACCTGCCGTTCCTGCGGGCTAAGGCGGAGCTGATCCTCGAAGACCGCCTCGAACCTGCGTCCTTCGGCGTCGACACGTCGCTGAAAGACGCACACCTGATCCTCGACGCCGCCCGCGAACACGGCCTGCGGCTCGACGGCGCCGAGGCGGCCGCTGCGCGGCTCGAACGAGTCGCCGCCGCGGGCCGCTCGAAGCAGGACCTGGCCGCTGCCTACTTCGCCAGTACCGGGCAGGATGCCTGA
- a CDS encoding heme-binding protein, with protein MNLTLESAQSIISGALAAGAERGFKPLTVVVLDAGGHVIAAARQDGASNNRFEIAQGKAYGALALGMGSRAIMERAEQQAYFIAATTAALGGRLIPVPGGVLVREQDGTLLGAVGITGDSSDNDETAATTAIEATGLKAQAA; from the coding sequence ATGAACCTGACATTGGAATCCGCACAATCCATCATCAGCGGCGCCCTCGCGGCCGGAGCGGAGCGCGGCTTCAAACCACTGACCGTCGTCGTCCTCGACGCCGGCGGCCACGTGATCGCTGCGGCGCGCCAGGATGGCGCCTCGAATAACCGCTTTGAGATCGCGCAGGGCAAGGCGTACGGGGCGCTGGCCCTCGGGATGGGCTCGCGTGCGATCATGGAGCGCGCAGAGCAGCAGGCCTACTTCATCGCGGCCACGACTGCCGCCCTGGGCGGCCGGCTCATCCCGGTGCCCGGCGGCGTGCTGGTACGCGAGCAGGACGGCACGCTCCTCGGTGCCGTCGGCATCACCGGCGACAGCTCGGACAACGACGAGACGGCGGCGACGACGGCGATCGAGGCCACCGGGCTGAAGGCCCAGGCCGCCTGA
- a CDS encoding malate synthase G, which produces MPNHVETNGLSVAEELYAFVRDEALPGTGIGADAFWACAAGLIEEFSPRVHELLNIRDRTQQQIDEYHRAHGAAAADPEAYEEFLRSIGYLVDEPGDFAIETERVDPEIATVSGPQLVVPLLNARFAANAANARWGSLYDALYGTDVIDDADGREHTGGYNPVRGAAVVAHGRQFLDEHTPLAAGSHTEVTSYRIADGALVAETPNGPQALAEPGQFAGFRGAAAEPESVLLVHHGLHVEIQIDRSHPIGSGDPAGVKDIVLESAITTIMDLEDSVAAVDAADKVSGYRNWLQLMQGTLTADVEKGGRTYTRRLNSDRVYTAPDGSELTLPGRSLLLIRQVGHLMTSDAVLDASGAPVPEEILDALFTTLGSVHDLRGPHAGHNSRAGSVYIVKPKMHGPGEVAVACALLAGAEAILGLEPLTLKIGIMDEERRTSANLKACIWEARERVAFINTGFLDRTGDEIHTSMLAGPMVRKAEMRDSSWIKAYEDANVDIGLECGFSGRAQIGKGMWAAPDNMADMLKQKVAHPLAGADCAWVPSPTAATLHAIHYHQVDVDARQAELAGKRRSTLRQLLTIPVGDPAGWSAEARRNELDNNIQSTLGYIVRWVNDGVGCSKVPDINGTALMEDRATCRISSQHVANWLLHGVVTTEEVEASLRRMAAVVDEQNAADPHYTPMSPAFDGEAFLAARELVLEGAAQPSGYTEPVLHRRRAAHKHTEILARNAS; this is translated from the coding sequence ATGCCGAATCACGTGGAAACTAACGGGCTGAGCGTCGCCGAAGAGCTCTACGCCTTCGTCCGGGACGAAGCCCTCCCCGGGACCGGCATCGGGGCGGACGCATTCTGGGCCTGCGCCGCCGGGCTCATCGAGGAGTTCTCGCCGCGCGTGCACGAGTTGCTGAACATCCGCGACCGAACGCAGCAGCAGATCGACGAGTACCACCGGGCACACGGTGCGGCAGCCGCGGATCCCGAGGCGTATGAGGAGTTCCTCCGCTCGATCGGGTACCTGGTCGACGAACCCGGAGACTTCGCCATCGAAACCGAGCGGGTTGACCCCGAGATCGCAACGGTCTCCGGTCCGCAACTGGTGGTCCCCCTGCTGAATGCGCGGTTCGCTGCCAACGCCGCCAACGCCCGCTGGGGCTCGCTCTACGATGCGCTCTACGGTACCGACGTCATCGACGACGCGGACGGACGCGAGCACACCGGCGGCTACAACCCGGTCCGCGGAGCCGCCGTCGTCGCACACGGGCGGCAGTTCCTGGATGAGCACACTCCCCTGGCGGCCGGATCACACACCGAGGTCACCTCCTACCGCATCGCCGACGGCGCCCTCGTCGCCGAGACCCCCAACGGCCCGCAGGCGCTGGCCGAGCCGGGCCAGTTCGCCGGTTTCCGCGGAGCGGCGGCCGAACCCGAGTCGGTACTGCTCGTACACCACGGACTGCACGTGGAGATCCAGATTGACCGTAGCCACCCCATCGGCTCGGGCGACCCGGCCGGTGTCAAGGACATCGTGTTGGAGTCCGCCATCACGACAATCATGGACCTCGAAGACTCCGTGGCGGCCGTCGATGCCGCGGACAAGGTCTCGGGCTACCGCAACTGGTTGCAGTTGATGCAGGGCACCCTGACCGCCGACGTCGAAAAGGGCGGCCGCACGTACACCCGGCGGCTCAACTCCGACCGTGTCTACACCGCACCCGACGGCTCGGAGCTGACCCTGCCCGGCCGCTCGCTGCTGCTGATCCGCCAGGTGGGCCACCTCATGACCAGCGACGCCGTTCTCGACGCCTCCGGCGCTCCGGTGCCCGAAGAGATCCTGGATGCCCTGTTTACAACCCTCGGCTCCGTGCACGACCTCCGCGGTCCGCACGCCGGCCACAACTCCCGAGCCGGGTCCGTCTACATCGTGAAGCCGAAGATGCACGGGCCGGGTGAGGTCGCCGTGGCCTGCGCCCTGCTGGCCGGCGCCGAGGCCATACTGGGCCTCGAACCGCTCACCCTCAAGATCGGCATCATGGACGAGGAACGCCGCACGTCGGCAAACCTGAAGGCGTGCATCTGGGAGGCACGGGAGCGCGTGGCGTTCATTAACACGGGCTTCCTGGACCGAACCGGCGATGAGATCCACACCTCGATGCTGGCCGGCCCCATGGTCCGCAAGGCAGAGATGCGCGACTCCAGCTGGATCAAGGCCTACGAGGACGCCAACGTCGACATCGGGCTGGAGTGCGGCTTCAGCGGGCGGGCCCAGATCGGCAAGGGCATGTGGGCTGCCCCGGACAACATGGCGGACATGCTCAAGCAGAAGGTCGCCCACCCGCTCGCCGGTGCCGACTGCGCCTGGGTGCCCTCACCGACAGCCGCCACGCTGCACGCCATCCACTACCACCAGGTCGATGTGGACGCCCGGCAGGCCGAACTCGCCGGCAAGCGCCGCTCGACACTGCGGCAGTTGCTCACCATCCCCGTCGGCGATCCCGCTGGCTGGTCCGCCGAGGCCCGGCGCAACGAGCTGGACAACAACATCCAGAGCACGCTCGGCTACATCGTCCGCTGGGTGAACGACGGCGTCGGGTGCTCCAAGGTCCCGGACATCAACGGCACGGCCCTGATGGAGGACCGTGCAACCTGCCGGATCAGCTCACAGCACGTCGCCAACTGGCTCCTGCACGGCGTAGTGACCACGGAGGAAGTGGAGGCGTCCCTGCGGCGCATGGCCGCCGTCGTGGACGAACAGAACGCCGCGGACCCCCACTACACGCCCATGTCCCCCGCGTTCGACGGCGAGGCCTTCCTCGCCGCCCGCGAGCTCGTGCTCGAAGGCGCCGCTCAACCATCCGGCTACACCGAGCCGGTCCTGCACCGGCGCCGGGCCGCACACAAGCACACCGAGATTCTGGCGAGGAACGCATCATGA
- a CDS encoding L-lactate permease: protein MSPRFEPFQQVVDPIAGSLAISAVIAALPLLLLFVLLGVFRVKAPKAAIASLLLSIVLAIVGWHMPFGQVLSAAGQGAFYAIFPILWILINALWIYKLTVDTPWFEVLGRTIRSISNDLRILAILIAFCFGALLEALAGFGAPVAISGAMLMAAGMKPLKSAIVALLANTAPVAFGAMAAPIIALNGVTGIPLHDLSSMAGRQTPFVAVLVPLILVFIVDGKRGVRQTWPVAVVSGIVFGLAQFVASNFLVVELTDVVAAIATVAVVLVMLKFWQPAQIIGMHEVAGGDAADVELVSAGAQSRTGYGTSSGLGGVSRNGAPVPAGTTGTSDAAARPSNSEVWMAVAPYLIIMAVFSIAQIPAVKNWLTAVGSVTFEWPGLDAVDPDGKPVAAHKFKLDHLKATGTLLLISGIITMALYKLAPLRGLRIYRDTLFQLRWTIVSVTSVLALAFVMNVSGQTNSLGIALASAGGFFAFLSPLLGWIGVALTGSDTSSNSLFGQLQVTAAQQTGLSPTLMAASNSSAGVLGKMLSLQNLAVAAAAVGLDGAESVLFRKLIGWSLALLAFLTILIFLQSTPALGWMVP, encoded by the coding sequence GTGAGTCCAAGGTTTGAGCCGTTTCAGCAAGTCGTCGATCCGATAGCGGGTTCGCTCGCCATCTCAGCCGTGATCGCCGCACTGCCGCTGCTGCTGCTATTTGTCCTGCTCGGGGTTTTCCGGGTCAAGGCGCCCAAGGCAGCCATCGCGAGCCTGCTGCTGTCCATCGTGCTCGCCATCGTGGGCTGGCATATGCCCTTTGGCCAGGTGCTGAGCGCCGCCGGCCAGGGAGCCTTCTATGCCATTTTTCCGATCCTTTGGATCCTCATCAACGCGCTGTGGATCTACAAGCTCACGGTGGACACGCCATGGTTCGAAGTATTGGGCCGGACCATCCGCTCCATCTCCAATGACCTGCGCATCCTGGCGATCCTGATCGCGTTCTGCTTCGGGGCGCTGCTGGAGGCGCTGGCTGGCTTCGGCGCTCCGGTGGCAATTTCCGGCGCGATGCTCATGGCCGCCGGCATGAAACCGTTGAAGTCAGCCATCGTGGCGCTGCTGGCCAACACCGCCCCCGTGGCGTTCGGGGCGATGGCCGCGCCGATCATTGCCCTCAACGGCGTCACCGGGATTCCGCTGCACGACCTCAGCTCCATGGCCGGCCGCCAGACGCCGTTCGTTGCGGTGCTCGTGCCCCTCATCCTTGTCTTCATCGTCGATGGCAAGCGCGGCGTCCGGCAGACCTGGCCGGTGGCCGTCGTGTCAGGCATCGTCTTCGGCCTGGCGCAGTTCGTCGCCTCGAACTTCCTGGTCGTTGAGCTCACCGACGTCGTCGCCGCCATTGCCACCGTGGCGGTGGTTCTGGTCATGCTGAAGTTCTGGCAGCCGGCCCAGATCATCGGAATGCACGAAGTCGCGGGCGGCGATGCTGCCGACGTCGAGCTTGTCAGTGCCGGAGCGCAGTCCCGTACCGGCTACGGAACGTCGTCCGGGCTTGGCGGCGTAAGCCGGAACGGCGCCCCCGTCCCCGCCGGAACTACGGGGACGTCCGACGCCGCGGCGAGGCCCTCCAACAGCGAGGTATGGATGGCTGTTGCCCCGTATCTGATCATCATGGCCGTGTTCTCCATCGCGCAGATCCCGGCCGTCAAGAACTGGCTCACGGCCGTGGGCTCGGTGACGTTCGAATGGCCGGGCCTGGACGCGGTGGATCCCGACGGGAAACCGGTCGCCGCCCACAAGTTCAAGCTCGACCACCTGAAGGCCACAGGCACGCTGCTGCTGATCTCGGGCATCATCACGATGGCGCTGTACAAGCTGGCACCCCTGCGGGGTCTCCGGATTTATCGCGACACGCTGTTCCAGTTGCGTTGGACCATCGTCTCGGTGACCTCCGTCCTGGCCCTGGCCTTTGTCATGAATGTCTCGGGGCAGACGAACTCGCTGGGCATCGCGCTGGCATCCGCCGGAGGCTTCTTCGCCTTCCTGTCGCCGCTGCTTGGCTGGATCGGTGTTGCGCTCACCGGCTCGGATACCTCGTCCAACTCCCTGTTCGGGCAACTGCAGGTCACGGCCGCACAGCAGACGGGGCTCTCGCCGACGCTGATGGCGGCGTCCAACTCCTCGGCCGGGGTCCTCGGAAAGATGCTGTCCCTGCAGAACCTGGCCGTGGCGGCCGCGGCGGTTGGGCTGGACGGGGCGGAGAGCGTCCTGTTCCGGAAGCTCATCGGCTGGAGCCTGGCACTGCTGGCGTTCCTGACCATCCTGATCTTCCTGCAGTCCACCCCGGCGCTGGGCTGGATGGTTCCCTGA
- a CDS encoding FAD-binding oxidoreductase — MSETISEAGTTLLAAARHGSTAEAARRSVNTDRSGYTPETLPDGVVYATCIDDVVETMVRATAGRIPIVARGAGTGLAAGSSAQAGEIVLDVSGMNRILRLDPLEQIIVVEPGILNAEVNAAAGEHGLFYAPDPASTAICSIGGNIATNAGGMRCAKYGVTRESVLALKVVLPDGRILVTGRETIKGVTGYDLNALMIGSEGTLGIVVEATLRLRPLPAATATVAAFFPDIVAAAQAASAIIASRVTPSVLELMDGPTLSAVDAALGTDYRSRGGAFLLAQTDGYGAFLEQEVLIRAIEPLASSYEKATDPEQTAELLKVRREAIPSLELLGDVCIGDVGVPRGHLAEMVAGIEEISRRTGVRIFTVAHAADGNLHPMIVLDEGQPSTEGPAKAALGQMFELARSLGGTLTGEHGVGILKRDWLQDELGSDSLELQHAIKKVFDPLGILNPGKAI; from the coding sequence GTGAGTGAGACCATTTCAGAGGCAGGGACGACGCTGCTCGCCGCTGCCAGGCACGGTTCGACGGCGGAAGCTGCCCGCAGGAGCGTCAACACCGACCGGTCGGGCTACACACCCGAGACGCTGCCGGACGGCGTCGTCTACGCCACTTGCATCGACGACGTCGTGGAGACCATGGTCCGCGCGACGGCAGGGAGGATTCCGATCGTGGCCAGGGGCGCCGGCACCGGCCTGGCCGCTGGGTCGTCCGCCCAAGCCGGGGAGATCGTCCTTGACGTCTCGGGCATGAACCGCATCCTGCGCCTCGACCCGCTGGAACAGATCATCGTCGTCGAACCTGGCATCCTCAACGCGGAGGTCAATGCCGCCGCCGGCGAGCACGGGCTCTTCTACGCACCGGATCCTGCCAGCACCGCCATTTGCTCGATCGGTGGGAACATCGCGACCAACGCCGGGGGCATGCGATGCGCCAAGTACGGGGTCACCCGCGAATCCGTCCTCGCCCTGAAGGTTGTCCTGCCGGACGGGCGGATCCTTGTGACCGGCCGGGAAACCATCAAGGGGGTCACCGGGTATGACCTCAATGCCCTCATGATTGGCTCCGAGGGGACGCTGGGGATCGTTGTCGAAGCCACGCTGAGGCTTCGGCCGCTCCCCGCCGCGACGGCAACCGTCGCTGCGTTCTTCCCGGACATCGTTGCCGCCGCCCAGGCCGCCTCCGCCATCATTGCCTCACGGGTCACACCCTCCGTGCTGGAGCTGATGGACGGCCCGACCCTTTCGGCCGTGGACGCGGCCCTCGGGACCGACTACCGGAGCCGCGGCGGCGCCTTCCTCCTCGCCCAGACCGACGGATACGGGGCCTTCCTGGAACAGGAGGTGCTGATTCGGGCCATCGAGCCGCTCGCGTCCTCGTATGAAAAGGCCACCGACCCGGAACAGACCGCCGAACTGTTGAAAGTGCGCCGGGAGGCAATTCCGTCCCTGGAATTGCTGGGTGACGTCTGCATCGGCGACGTCGGTGTACCTCGCGGGCACCTCGCCGAGATGGTCGCCGGAATCGAGGAGATCTCGCGCCGCACGGGTGTGCGGATCTTCACGGTTGCCCACGCTGCCGACGGCAACCTGCACCCGATGATCGTTCTTGACGAGGGCCAGCCCTCCACTGAGGGCCCGGCCAAAGCCGCGCTGGGTCAGATGTTCGAACTGGCCCGCAGCCTCGGCGGGACCCTCACCGGGGAACACGGCGTTGGCATCCTCAAGCGCGACTGGCTGCAGGACGAACTGGGCAGCGATTCCCTCGAGCTGCAGCACGCCATCAAGAAGGTGTTCGACCCGCTCGGCATCCTCAACCCGGGTAAGGCAATCTAG
- a CDS encoding IclR family transcriptional regulator yields MAEKAPGGVQSVERVFDLLELITDAGGEVMLSELSSSTSLPLPTIHRLLRTLVSLGYVRQLPNRRYSLGPRLIRLGEAANKQLGVLARPQLKSLVDRLGETSNMAVLDADMIIYVAQVPSRHSMRMFTEVGRRAHTHSTGVGKAILAQLDDATVRGIISRSGMPTPTSKSIGDIDALLRDLEKIRQRGYSVDEEEQEIGVRCFAMAVENAPTPMAISVSGPVSRVDEAFAERAVPLLREAARAISDELNLA; encoded by the coding sequence ATGGCCGAAAAAGCCCCCGGCGGCGTCCAGTCGGTCGAGCGTGTTTTTGACCTCCTGGAACTGATCACCGACGCCGGCGGCGAAGTGATGTTGAGCGAACTTTCGTCCTCTACGTCCCTGCCGCTTCCCACCATCCACCGGCTGCTTCGCACCCTGGTCAGTCTGGGCTATGTCCGGCAGTTGCCCAACCGCCGGTACTCCTTGGGCCCCCGCTTGATCCGGCTGGGCGAAGCCGCGAACAAACAACTCGGCGTCCTGGCCCGGCCCCAGCTCAAGTCCCTCGTGGACCGGCTGGGGGAGACCTCCAACATGGCAGTCCTGGACGCGGACATGATCATCTACGTCGCCCAGGTGCCCTCCCGGCATTCGATGCGGATGTTCACGGAAGTCGGCCGTCGGGCCCACACGCATTCCACCGGCGTCGGCAAGGCGATTCTGGCCCAGCTCGACGACGCGACAGTCCGGGGGATTATCTCCCGCAGCGGCATGCCCACGCCGACCAGCAAGAGCATCGGGGACATCGACGCCCTGCTCAGGGACCTGGAGAAGATCCGGCAGCGGGGCTACTCCGTCGACGAAGAGGAGCAGGAAATCGGCGTCCGGTGCTTCGCCATGGCTGTAGAAAACGCGCCCACCCCCATGGCCATTTCCGTCTCCGGACCGGTATCCCGGGTTGACGAGGCCTTTGCGGAACGTGCAGTTCCGCTTCTGCGGGAGGCCGCGCGGGCCATCTCGGACGAGTTGAATCTGGCCTAA
- a CDS encoding MFS transporter: MSTLQETEAGAVQFRQKMARKAGLASFAGTTVEWYDFYAYGTASALVFGKIFFPAQDQAVGTLAAFATFWVGFLARPLGGIIFGHIGDKLGRKKALVTTLLMMGICTTAVGLLPTYAQIGGWAAVILVALRLIQGIAMGGEWGGAVVLAAEHAPKGKGILYGAFAQQGSPMGNLLSTLVWLAVAQLPDDAFTTWGWRIPFLLSAVLVGIGLFVRLSIEESPAMRTLMETKTVAKAPLREVLRHSKGIVALGIGACVIAVSATYFKGTFALAWAVDEGLFTRTSFLSIVTISLVVQFLVQPFGAVVASKLTLRKAVLLMLVPELLVLPMMFTMIGTGDYMLAAIGMAIATIPHSMYYAALAGILAKSFPPNIRYTGISLSYQLSSTVFAGTAPMMGQYLLNATGSILAVIVLAIVHVVITIASVLGLLARSRNLGAGYGTADSFGTDSDQAPAVEAAAEPSLQR, encoded by the coding sequence GTGAGCACATTGCAAGAGACGGAAGCGGGCGCAGTCCAGTTCCGCCAGAAGATGGCGCGGAAGGCCGGTTTGGCCTCCTTCGCCGGAACCACCGTGGAATGGTACGACTTTTACGCCTACGGGACAGCCTCGGCGCTGGTCTTCGGAAAGATCTTCTTCCCCGCGCAGGACCAGGCCGTTGGTACTCTTGCCGCTTTTGCGACGTTCTGGGTGGGCTTCCTCGCCAGGCCGCTTGGCGGCATCATCTTCGGACACATTGGCGACAAACTGGGCCGCAAAAAAGCCTTGGTCACCACCTTGTTGATGATGGGAATCTGCACCACCGCCGTGGGTCTCCTGCCGACCTACGCCCAGATCGGTGGCTGGGCGGCAGTCATCCTGGTGGCCCTCCGACTCATCCAAGGCATCGCCATGGGAGGTGAATGGGGCGGCGCCGTCGTACTCGCGGCCGAGCACGCACCCAAGGGTAAGGGCATCCTCTACGGCGCCTTCGCCCAGCAGGGCTCCCCGATGGGGAACCTGCTGTCCACCCTGGTGTGGCTTGCGGTCGCCCAGCTCCCCGATGATGCGTTCACCACGTGGGGCTGGCGCATTCCCTTCCTGCTCTCAGCGGTACTGGTGGGCATCGGGCTTTTCGTCCGGCTCAGCATCGAAGAATCTCCGGCCATGCGCACCCTGATGGAGACCAAGACTGTGGCCAAGGCGCCCCTTCGTGAGGTCCTGCGTCACTCCAAGGGCATCGTGGCCCTGGGCATCGGCGCGTGCGTCATTGCAGTCTCGGCAACGTACTTCAAGGGCACCTTTGCGCTCGCCTGGGCGGTGGATGAAGGGCTCTTCACCAGGACAAGCTTCCTGTCCATCGTGACGATCTCCCTGGTGGTGCAGTTCCTGGTGCAGCCGTTCGGCGCTGTTGTGGCCTCCAAGCTCACCCTGCGTAAGGCCGTGCTGCTGATGCTGGTCCCTGAACTCCTGGTCCTGCCGATGATGTTCACCATGATCGGTACGGGCGACTACATGCTGGCGGCAATCGGAATGGCGATCGCTACCATCCCCCACTCGATGTACTACGCCGCGCTGGCGGGGATCCTGGCAAAGTCGTTCCCGCCCAACATCCGGTACACCGGCATATCCCTGAGCTACCAGCTCAGTTCAACCGTCTTCGCCGGGACAGCGCCCATGATGGGCCAGTACCTGCTGAACGCGACGGGATCCATCCTGGCCGTCATCGTGCTGGCGATCGTGCACGTGGTGATCACGATCGCATCAGTCCTCGGCTTGCTGGCCCGCTCCCGCAATCTGGGCGCGGGCTACGGCACCGCGGACAGCTTTGGAACGGACAGTGACCAGGCTCCCGCTGTCGAGGCAGCGGCAGAGCCCAGCCTGCAGCGCTAG
- a CDS encoding LysR family transcriptional regulator, protein MEFRHLAGFIATAEELHFGRAAARLHLAQPALSQQIRLLEKELGVQLFHRNTRSVTLSDAGQALLGPAKQVIADVDIARRSAILGNSEIVGRVVIGFAGASSRNVLPELARAVRAEQPGIELVLKGQTYAGTAIAELAAGDLDIGFSRLPVTNQSIATRVYGYERMVAALPSDHPLAGRDTIRVADLAGEPFVTFPGTQGSTVRDALIHVAMAAGFTPRIMQEAPDSYTILGLVAAGVGVTITVSSVQHIDTPGLVYRNLEDELPELAAVLAWRKDNLSTATKAVLDIAERILPTPAASERATRH, encoded by the coding sequence GTGGAATTCAGGCATCTGGCCGGCTTCATCGCCACGGCGGAGGAGCTGCATTTTGGCAGGGCCGCGGCCCGCCTGCACCTGGCGCAACCCGCCCTGAGCCAGCAGATTCGCCTGCTGGAGAAGGAACTGGGGGTCCAGTTGTTTCACCGGAACACGCGCTCCGTCACCCTCAGTGACGCCGGCCAGGCACTGCTCGGCCCGGCAAAGCAGGTCATCGCCGACGTCGATATCGCCCGTCGGTCGGCGATCCTGGGGAACTCGGAAATTGTCGGGAGGGTCGTCATCGGCTTTGCCGGGGCAAGCAGCAGGAACGTACTCCCCGAGCTGGCGCGCGCCGTCCGGGCGGAACAGCCCGGCATCGAGCTGGTGCTCAAGGGGCAGACATATGCCGGCACGGCGATTGCCGAGCTCGCGGCCGGCGACTTGGACATTGGCTTCTCGCGGCTTCCGGTCACCAATCAGAGCATCGCCACCCGTGTCTACGGGTACGAACGGATGGTCGCGGCACTGCCGTCGGACCACCCGCTGGCCGGACGCGACACGATCCGCGTGGCGGACTTGGCAGGCGAGCCGTTTGTGACGTTTCCCGGAACCCAGGGCTCCACGGTGCGGGACGCTCTGATCCATGTCGCCATGGCAGCCGGCTTCACGCCGCGGATCATGCAGGAAGCCCCGGACTCCTACACCATCCTGGGATTGGTGGCCGCCGGCGTGGGCGTGACCATTACCGTATCGTCCGTGCAGCACATCGATACGCCTGGCCTTGTGTACCGGAACCTGGAGGACGAGCTTCCGGAACTGGCCGCAGTCCTGGCCTGGCGGAAGGACAATCTCTCCACAGCCACCAAGGCCGTGCTGGACATTGCAGAACGGATCCTGCCGACCCCGGCCGCAAGCGAGCGGGCAACCCGGCATTAG